In Scomber japonicus isolate fScoJap1 chromosome 20, fScoJap1.pri, whole genome shotgun sequence, the genomic window GGCACAGATTTCACAATCTCCTTATTTCAGTGATAATGttcttgcttttgtttttttctgtatcaTTCTGGAGGTGGTGATCTTGTTACGGTCACATAGACTTCTCAAGTATTCATCAACCCTTTTATCAGCTTTGGTTTCCTGCCAGGACTTCTGGTTGTAGGCTGTACCGCATGAAATGTAAGATTTTGAGGAAAAAACAGTGTGCACTTTCTCCAATCTCTCTGCCCTTGCTGATAACATTGCCTTTGTGAGTGCAGTTGCCAAAAAATGAAATCTATTATAAACTGCTGCTAGAAGtcttttattaatgtgcatCGTCTGAGTTTTGTTGATGTTCAGACCTGTTTACTTGGCAAAATCTCAAGCGTGTCTACTTGTTCTGTTGCATGCTGTAGTTGTGGCAACAGTGGCTACATCACAGACAAAGCTGCCTGAACAAGGTCCACTAAAGCCTCTGGCTTTATCTGCTGTGGTGTGGGACACGCTCCAATccacagtgaggaggaagaggactgCTGAGAGGATGTAAGCTTGTCTCACTTCAGGCTGAGTGTGGAACCACAGAGAGGATTTTACCCATTATGACATTGTAGTCAGTTTTCATATAatgattaaaaattaaaattccAACTCAGTATGTAGAACATCAATTTTACTGTATATGAATACTCACTGAGCGTCATAAGCATTTTAttcttacaaagcatgtagaaaaCACAACATAGCCATAGATCTTTTCCAATAGAAACGTTTATAATTTGCTTCAGTcgagcaaacaaaacaaaccaggCTGAATATACCCACCAATCACTCTATAAACAATCTGCTCCTAGATACTGTGTCAAAAGTCCATGTTGAAAAGGTGATGTGCCACTGATGGTTATTTCACTTTAGGCACTTTCCTTTTTACTTTGGAGTCACTCTTGCCAGCCTTCTTGGTCATTTTGCCTTGAGCTTTTGCTCCTTTCTTCACTAGGGCAGGTTTGGGTGCTTTCTTCAGCTGCTTCTTTTTAGCAGACTGCtgcaataaaaagacaaaattatTCCAAGCACAGAATCCAAACTGTCAGATGAAATACTTTTAGTTTAAGTGTTTAAATCTTATAGCTGTGAACAGTGCTGACCTCCAGTTTGGGCTTTTTGCTCGGTGTTTCTATGGGAACCAGCTGTGGgatttcttcctcctcctccaccttctttttctttcccttcgCCGCCTTCTTCCCCTCTGCCTTTCCCTCTGCGGTGGTGTCTGTTTGCTTTACgtcctctgtgtttttctttttggcagCATCTCGCTGTAATTCACAAATCACACAAGCTTTTTGTTTTACAGAGTATTTATTTTACAAGTGCTTTCAataaatatagctcaaacaaaaaaagaaatatttttatttttattctcacCTTTTGCTGAGTCTGCTTCTGTGCTTCATCCAGCACGGTGAGGTCGCCCAGGTCTGAGGTGTAGATGGGCAGCGCCACTGAGGTTTGACTCTTTAAGTGGATAATCTTCACCAGTGGTCCTTTCTACACACAGTAATGACAGAATCAATCAGTGAAAACAAGCCAAAATGATAACATTTGCATATTATAATTTGGTGTATAAGTGCTTAACCTTGTAAGAAAACGTGAACAGTGGCGAAAAACTGAATTGTCAACATCGAACACATTTTATGAGTGAATTAAGGGAATGTTGAAGTTGATTTTCTTCTCCTAAACAATTTGGTCCTGATCTTTGATGTATTTGCAAAACTGGATAAACGCAAGATAATTCTCTCACCATATTTAGTTTGGCCACCACTGTTTGAACAGCAGCCTCGATGTTTTCTGTCACCTCATCTGCTGTCATGCCGGAGTGAGCAATACGAGCCATGCTGCAACACAGACCACCATGTGAGATAATGCTGAGTTATGGCGTGAAAATCTCAGGTGATATTGTAAAAGGTAAACAGGGATTGTAATAGTTCATATGAGCTAGACGTTAGATATTGTGTATCAGAGTTGTAGAGACAGGCTCCATGGGAAGAGGAGGTCCATCTGGATATACAGTGAAGTTTCTATGGCACCAGCGTTTGCCCGAAACAAACACTCAACACAGTTTGAAAGGGTTGCTGTTGGTGCATTTTCTAAAGACAGGctgcgcacgcacacacacacacacacacacacacacacacacacacacacacacacacacacacacacacacacacacacacacacacacacacacacaggtgattAAAACTGCCTCGACTTATATTAGGAACATGAGCAGTAGAGAAAGTCTCACCAGCAGCAGCCCTTGTTTGTGACCTTCATGTTGGTGCCCTGGATGACTCTGTGGATGTCTCTGGCCAGCTGTTTGCTCTGCAGGTTCACAGACAGCGGCTCCCTGTTGAAGACAAGAACATGGTAACAACACTGCCACaccatacaaacacacaccaaaaacCCAGTAGTGTCCCAGTCTATCTGAACTGGTCGACTGGACCGAAACACAATACAATTACTGCTCAATGCTTTAAACCAAGgattttttgctttaatttatAGGCTTAAAGCATGTAATATATTGTATTAGATAGATTAGACAGATATTGTGTATCAGAGTTGTAGAGACAGGCTCCATGGGAAGAGGAGGTCCATCTGGATATACAGTGAAGTTTCTGTGGCACCAGCGTTTGCCCGAATCAAACACTGAACACAGTTTGAAAGGGTTGCTGTTGGTGCTAGTaagaaattcattttcatttatttcatcacTGACCGTTATTACTAGAGAAAAAAGTGAATAATTTTGATGATAAACCAAGATCTCGGTTTAAAAAGGAGCATATTGGTTTTTCAAGTGCATTTACTGATGTTTATTTAATATAGAGTCCAGAAAAAATTTATTGATATGAGTCGGTTCCACTGATTTCTAAGGTGTGTACGTTTTCGGATTCTGGTTTGAATTATGGTTTTGAAATGAATGCCTCAGGCCCAAAGTATTGAAGAGCTGTCAAAGATTAACATCGGACAAATATCACGCACAAAACTGACCATGAAGTTGTTAAAGTCATGTTTGTGGTGGGATTGTTTTGAGGATACTGAGTTATTAAAGGCAAAACACGAGTAACCGCAACATGATAATTCTTACTTCTTCCTCTCGTAGAAATGTTTTCCGAGATGGGAAGGCAGCAGGCGGCGGATGCGGTCATCGGAGAGGAACATGTCGAAGTTCCCCAGCAGACGGCGTTTGGCTTCAAATGGTTTGTACTCTGTCCTCAAGGTCTTGTAGGGGATGATCTGCCCCGGATACAGAGACACATCATGTTTAACACTTGATGCTAAAATGAAACAGATCTAAGAAGACACATTTTCACTGCTGTAAAATCTTGCGAAGAAAGTGCAGAGGTAATGGAGTGTTTAGTTTCTGTGTACTTTATCTATAGACAGATGTTTAAAGTAGAGAGTGTGAACTTTAAAGGTATCATTTTTTATATGTAATAAACAAGAAAAAGCTAATATATGCTCCTTATTTGAGCTGATCGGAGTGTTCAAGCTCTACTGATCAAATCAGAAGGTGTCAGCGCTCATTAAGAATAGACTGGTTGGTACCTCAGTGACATTTTTGACGCCCCTCTCCTCCAGCAACTTCTTATAAAACCTCTGGGTCTGGTCTGCTGTCATTTTGGGCTCATCTCTGGTGAACAGACAGACCTCCTCTGCCTCTGATCGCTGGCCATGGGGCAAGGGACTAAGGACAGGACGGTAAACACAAGAATGACATTTAGGGACATAAGCACATCTCAATGAAGTCTCTGGTTAAGAAATGCAGGTGAAGCACGAAGCTTCATGTTCCTGCCTGATGTACTCACATGCGGATGGTCTGTGCTTGTCTCGGGATCTTCCAGAAGGTGAAGAGCAGGCTGATCTGCTGAGACTCGTCCAAGAACAGAGAGGCACTGGTGGACTTAGTTTTTAGGAAAGCCTGCAGGGCTTGGACGGCTTTTTTCACCTGCGGAACCAATTTATGTCATTACGTGTCAATTCAATACACACCAACAGAGTTTATAGAAGTATTTTTAACAGTGTCGACGGGATTCAGTCTTGTTACAGTGCCACTGTGAATTAGCTTCGTGGCTAAACTAGTCAAAGCTACCGTGTTAGTTCGTTGTTTAACTTCTAGCTGCTGTCAACTCATCATTAATttctcacaaacacataaacaaacttGTATTTGCCAACGTTTGGACGCAACAAAGCAAAAAGACGGTTTATTTTACCTGTGACCGGTCCAACGCTAACTCTGTTTTTTCAGCCATGCTGTCTTCTCTGCTTCACGTGTGCTGCACCGCCACGCATGCGCAGTAGCTTTGCCCCGACGTCacacaatacaaactgaaacTTTATTAGTAAGAggaaactaaaacaaaacaggcacaAACCCTGCtagaaaatgctttttaaacagATATATTTACTATACTTTTACACAAGATAagatttactttaaaaatgtcagaaaatgtatttgtattaaaatgtatgtattttaaattagtTGCTCTTCACTCATTTGGTCCTTTTGTGAGACTCTTCTAGAAAAAATTGAGTTTTTATCAGCAGCCATATTGATGAATTATTTTGGAAAGATGAACTTTTGGAATactagaagaaaaaaatatatatatattattttaccaGCTTTATTTCATAGTCCTAATAGCAGATTCACAGGTAAAATTATTAACTTGATTTTCTAAAAGGAGGTCAAACAgtattcaatttaatttttctATGATATGAAGGCTGTAAAAACTATGAAAGCCTATCTTTTGCTTGAATGTTTTTATATGATCTGTAAGTTTTTTAACCCTTCCTCTGCAAACCACAAGATGAATACCTTGATATTCTGTATatgatgtgtatatatatttaattaatattgaATCTTTTGGTATCAGTATTCAAAATGATCAGAATTAGTAGAATTGATTCCCATCGGCTATTCATATGTCCGTCCCTTcatagaaagaaaacaaacacgtTTCTGTTGCAActtgatcatttattttcagtttagATTAtgtaacagctgtgtgtgtctgtctgtgtgagcgtgtgtgtttatCCTTGGTTCATCAGAGTAGTATGTGAGCTCAATCCAATCAAACCATCTCATGTGGAGAgagaccaaaccaaaaaaaatttGGTACAGCAATccttaaaatcaaataaaacgtCCGTCGGATTCTTAATCCCACTCTTAAAAAGGGAGATGTTCTTTGCAAATTATAATTACAGGCTAACGCTGGTTTGTTTTTGCAGGATATGAAATCATTCtgtagtgttttatttttttttaattttcatttttcttccccAAGCTCAGTAACACTGCATCTCCATTCTAAAAACAAATGGCGTGGCCGGCCGACAGCGCCGTCAGCCGTGTGAGTACACAAGGGGGGGACATGTAGCTACATTAGTGGCATAGCTGAGCTCTCAATATGAGAAAGCTGACACACTGGACTTGGTCTCTCGTTTCATATTGTTCGTCTAAAAAAACTGATTCAGTCTcgttttcttcattcatttgatGCAGTTTATTTCTCCCTCTTCGCTCCTTGTTGTCGttgttcttctctttcagcatagttgtgtgtaaaagagagagCAGCTGTTTGGGTCGGCTCTAGCAGCGTTTCTCCTCTGGTAACGAATTGATCGACTCCATGCAGGCTGCCACTTTAGTATTTAGTCCTTTTCTGGCACCAGCTTCAGCACTTTGCCGATGGCGATGGTTTTGcctgacggaaggaaggaagatgtgAGACGTGAAAACTATTTCTCATTGAATTACTTAACTCACTCGTGCATTTAACGTATATAAATACACAATGTTATGTTAGCAGCTAAAAACTGAGATGATTTTAtattacaaaacacacactcccacagtGTCCTAACCTTCATCCCGCAGTGTGAATCGTCCCATCTGAGGGAAGTCTTTGAAGGTCTCTAAGCAGATGACTCCTGCTGCCCGGAGCCTGGCGATACACACCTGGTCCTGCTTAACAAAGCGTGGTCGTGTTTTGCTTTTCTCGCCCGTCTTCTTGTCCACCAGACAGATTAAGGCCTGCGGTCAGGAATTCAAGAGTTCAACCAGAGTCCGGCGAAACCAGGAGGTGACCAATATAAAGACCTATGCTTGTAGGCGGTAACTTACTGTGATCTGCACTTCTTCGATGCAGGTGTGGATGTGAAGGACCGCGTTGTAACCAGGACAAATGATTGATTTGTGCTCGATGATAACGATCtgaatcacacaaaaaaagggagaaaattttaaaatgagaagTCACAATCACAATATATGTTCAGGATATACTGgaaatcacatttaattcacTCGTCATGTTTTCATATATActtcaaaatttaaaaattcaaaGTGCCACGTGTCAGTAAAATGTGTCTGTATCTTTGAATGATAAATAAGGAAGTGCCAGTCACCACAGCAGCCTGCTCTGCTAACATTGCAtccaaaaaaaatttaaaaaagagaaagaaaagctgcTGACTGCCGGCTGCCTGTTAACAGTGGCTCCGCATAAACGTCTGGCTTTAGAATTGATCAGGTTGCGGCACAGACATCCCACCCACAAAAGCCCTGCTTGGACAGACCCTGACCCCCCCAACCATTTGTTGCTGTTGCTATGCCAACCTGTAAAAAGGATGCATGGATTGTTggagagcagcagacaggagAGGGGGGCGGCAGTGGATTAAATACAGGAGCATATGGTGTGGAGTTTATTTGttagtaatttttttttaaagggataaATCAGACTACTGATGCCAGCAGGAAGGGATTGTGGTCTTCACCTGTGCGTCAAAGGTGCGGCCGGAGTGGCACAGGTTGTCAGGGCTACAGAGGATGAACCCAGGTAgg contains:
- the rsl1d1 gene encoding ribosomal L1 domain-containing protein 1 isoform X2, giving the protein MAEKTELALDRSQVKKAVQALQAFLKTKSTSASLFLDESQQISLLFTFWKIPRQAQTIRIPLPHGQRSEAEEVCLFTRDEPKMTADQTQRFYKKLLEERGVKNVTEIIPYKTLRTEYKPFEAKRRLLGNFDMFLSDDRIRRLLPSHLGKHFYERKKEPLSVNLQSKQLARDIHRVIQGTNMKVTNKGCCCMARIAHSGMTADEVTENIEAAVQTVVAKLNMKGPLVKIIHLKSQTSVALPIYTSDLGDLTVLDEAQKQTQQKRDAAKKKNTEDVKQTDTTAEGKAEGKKAAKGKKKKVEEEEEIPQLVPIETPSKKPKLESAKKKQLKKAPKPALVKKGAKAQGKMTKKAGKSDSKVKRKVPKVK
- the rsl1d1 gene encoding ribosomal L1 domain-containing protein 1 isoform X1, whose product is MAEKTELALDRSQVKKAVQALQAFLKTKSTSASLFLDESQQISLLFTFWKIPRQAQTIRIPLPHGQRSEAEEVCLFTRDEPKMTADQTQRFYKKLLEERGVKNVTEIIPYKTLRTEYKPFEAKRRLLGNFDMFLSDDRIRRLLPSHLGKHFYERKKEPLSVNLQSKQLARDIHRVIQGTNMKVTNKGCCCMARIAHSGMTADEVTENIEAAVQTVVAKLNMKGPLVKIIHLKSQTSVALPIYTSDLGDLTVLDEAQKQTQQKRDAAKKKNTEDVKQTDTTAEGKAEGKKAAKGKKKKVEEEEEIPQLVPIETPSKKPKLEQSAKKKQLKKAPKPALVKKGAKAQGKMTKKAGKSDSKVKRKVPKVK